A single window of Culicoides brevitarsis isolate CSIRO-B50_1 chromosome 3, AGI_CSIRO_Cbre_v1, whole genome shotgun sequence DNA harbors:
- the LOC134833264 gene encoding carboxypeptidase N subunit 2-like, with protein MLLFALVVAFVSLTRAELVEDLPWRRQNTKCNETSCLIAKFDSSITPHLFVSECRADKVKIITFVDNANVAELPAELFNQVKYLAVVTLNESRAERVAANTLRNAKYLEELYLSSNLINILEADAFVGASQLKLLDLSKNQLETLEGNIFAPLKNLQELNLADNLLKSVDKSAFNGLERVTSIKLAGNALKVLDTNTFYPCKSLAYLYLQMNQLTKLRLRMHFNTMYWLNADDNLIEDLFLDADEVRNRAAHVYITANRNQIQKFKITEKYNVRNLYLEDNKFIDLQEITPMVALHDLRLGNNNLSHITPTIFKNLRNLEILFLQNTMLPAIQENFFQNQKNLKTLHIGFNKLVVVDLRYLKQLTKLEQLHLDANELTDLNVSELKEALPSLKRIELRDNPWNCLKLKTIMGYLRMYNVKLVSEETSDEPNVEKIRCVDEGREVDALKRKIKMLEDKLEKVIEMYNMNFCELKDSSCCSQAPNLSLFGDVGNETAIDMRFERNFTCSKK; from the coding sequence atgttattattcgCTTTAGTTGTGGCTTTTGTTTCACTTACGCGGGCTGAATTGGTCGAGGATCTTCCATGGCGTCGCCAAAATACGAAATGCAATGAAACCTCATGCCTCATTGCGAAATTCGACTCCAGCATTACGCCGCATCTCTTTGTAAGCGAATGTCGTGCGGATAAAGTTAAAATCATTACCTTTGTTGACAATGCAAATGTGGCGGAATTGCCGGCAGAGTTATTTAATCAAGTAAAGTATTTAGCAGTTGTCACGTTGAACGAGTCTCGTGCGGAACGCGTTGCCGCAAATACGCTACGAAATGCCAAATATTTGGAGGAACTTTATTTGTCGAGTAATTTGATCAACATACTCGAAGCAGATGCCTTCGTTGGGGCATCGCAATTAAAGTTGTTggatttgagtaaaaatcagCTTGAAACGTtggaaggaaatatttttgcgcCGCTTAAAAACCTTCAGGAACTGAATCTGGCTGATAATCTGCTGAAATCCGTGGATAAAAGTGCTTTTAATGGGCTGGAACGCGTTACATCCATAAAATTGGCGGGAAATGCATTAAAAGTGTTAGATACTAACACTTTTTATCCCTGCAAAAGTTTGGCTTATCTCTATTTGCAAATGAATCAACTTACCAAACTGCGACTCCGGATGCACTTTAACACGATGTACTGGCTAAATGCTGATGACAATTTAATTGAAGATTTGTTCCTTGATGCTGATGAGGTTCGAAATCGCGCTGCCCATGTCTACATCACTGCCAATCGTAATCAAATCCAAAAGTTCAAGATTACCGAGAAATACAACGTGCGTAATTTGTATCTCGAGGACAACAAGTTCATCGACTTGCAAGAGATAACGCCGATGGTAGCTTTACATGATTTACGTTTAGGCAACAACAACTTGTCTCACATCACTCCAACGATCTTCAAAAATCTCCGAAACTTGGAGATTCTGTTCTTGCAAAATACGATGTTGCCCGCTAttcaagaaaactttttccagaaccaaaaaaacctcaaaacgCTTCACATTGGCTTCAATAAACTCGTGGTTGTCGATCTTCGTTACTTGAAGCAACTCACGAAACTCGAGCAACTTCATTTGGATGCCAATGAGTTGACAGACTTGAATGTTTCGGAACTCAAAGAAGCCCTTCCGAGCTTGAAACGGATAGAGTTGAGGGACAATCCGTGGAATTGTTTGAAGCTTAAGACCATTATGGGATACTTGAGGATGTATAATGTGAAGTTGGTGAGTGAAGAGACGAGTGATGAGCCAAATGTTGAGAAGATTCGGTGTGTGGATGAAGGAAGGGAAGTTGATGCTTTGAAGCGGAAGATTAAGATGTTGGAAGATAAGTTGGAGAAAGTTATTGAGATGTATAATATGAACTTTTGTGAGTTGAAGGATAGTTCGTGTTGTAGTCAAGCGCCGAATTTGTCGCTGTTTGGAGATGTTGGGAATGAGACAGCGATTGATATGAGATTTGAAAGGAATTTTACGTGTtcgaagaaataa